Proteins encoded together in one Streptomyces sp. NA04227 window:
- a CDS encoding TerD family protein — protein MSSVSKGLDKVEVAVRWDPSAAGAVTHDLDVIAATYTGSGGSGTPEYVVHHGSRSPDGTINLNRDSRTGQGLGFDEVMVLELDRLAERFTAVVVGVAIQQGEGRVTFGEVARAGYRIREGYTVLAEGEFTDVGTSTAATLARFSRDEHGQWRIQDGLHGFDGDEVDFVSAMGDARG, from the coding sequence ATGAGCAGTGTCAGCAAGGGGCTCGACAAGGTGGAAGTGGCGGTGCGGTGGGACCCGAGCGCGGCCGGTGCCGTGACCCACGATCTCGACGTCATCGCCGCCACGTACACGGGATCCGGCGGGTCCGGGACGCCGGAGTACGTGGTGCACCACGGCAGCCGTTCGCCCGACGGCACGATCAACCTCAACCGTGACAGCAGGACCGGCCAGGGGCTCGGCTTCGACGAGGTGATGGTCCTCGAACTCGACCGGCTCGCCGAGCGGTTCACCGCTGTGGTGGTCGGCGTGGCCATCCAGCAGGGCGAGGGCCGCGTCACCTTCGGCGAGGTCGCCCGCGCCGGTTACCGCATCCGCGAGGGCTACACCGTCCTGGCCGAGGGCGAGTTCACCGACGTCGGCACGAGCACGGCGGCCACACTCGCCAGGTTCAGCCGTGACGAGCACGGCCAGTGGCGCATCCAGGACGGGCTGCACGGCTTCGACGGCGACGAGGTCGATTTCGTCTCCGCCATGGGTGACGCACGCGGCTGA
- the katG gene encoding catalase/peroxidase HPI, giving the protein MSDKHDAHEALAADGTDATTVAPTDDTVGRCPVAHGNRAPHPTQGGGNRQWWPDRLNVKILAKNPAVANPLGEEFDYAAAFQGLDLAAVKRDLAEVLTTSQDWWPADFGHYGPFMIRMAWHSAGTYRISDGRGGAGAGQQRFAPLNSWPDNANLDKARRLLWPVKKKYGQSLSWADLMILAGNVALESMGLETFGFAGGREDVWEPEEDVYWGPETTWLDDERYTGDRELENPLGAVQMGLIYVNPEGPNGNPDPLAAARDIRETFRRMAMNDEETVALIAGGHTFGKTHGAAPDDAVGPDPEAAPLEAQGLGWKSSHGSGVGADAITSGLEVTWTTTPTQWGNGFFDNLFGYEWELTHSPAGAQQWRPKDGAGEGTVPHAHDATKKIAPSMLTTDLALRFDPVYEPISRRFHEHPDQFADAFARAWYKLTHRDMGPRSLHLGPEVPAEVLLWQDPLPEAEGETIGAADAAALKAKILESGLSVQDLVFTAWSSASTFRGSDKRGGANGARIRLEPQRNWEVNDPERLAPVLRTLEGIQREFNSGSAKVSLADLIVLAGGAAVEKAAKDAGHAVEVPFTPGRVDATDAHTDAESFAALEPAADGFRNHLGKGNRLPAEYLLLDRANLLTLSAPELTVLIGGLRVLGANTKQSALGVLTATPGVLTNDFFVNLLDLGTTWRSTSEDATTFEGLDTATGEVKWTGSRADLVFGSNSELRALAEVYASDDAKAKFVTDFVAAWSKVMDLDRFDVA; this is encoded by the coding sequence ATGTCTGACAAGCACGACGCACACGAGGCACTCGCCGCGGACGGCACGGACGCGACCACGGTCGCGCCGACGGACGACACCGTCGGGCGCTGCCCCGTCGCGCACGGGAACCGCGCCCCGCACCCGACCCAGGGCGGCGGCAACCGGCAGTGGTGGCCGGACCGGCTCAATGTGAAGATCCTGGCCAAGAACCCGGCCGTGGCGAACCCGCTCGGCGAGGAGTTCGACTACGCCGCCGCCTTCCAGGGCCTGGACCTCGCGGCCGTGAAGCGGGACCTCGCCGAGGTCCTCACCACCTCGCAGGACTGGTGGCCCGCCGACTTCGGCCACTACGGCCCGTTCATGATCCGGATGGCCTGGCACAGCGCTGGCACGTACCGGATCAGTGACGGACGCGGCGGCGCCGGTGCCGGCCAGCAGCGTTTCGCGCCGCTGAACAGCTGGCCGGACAACGCCAACCTGGACAAGGCCCGCCGTCTGCTGTGGCCGGTGAAGAAGAAGTACGGCCAGTCCCTGTCCTGGGCCGACCTGATGATCCTGGCCGGAAACGTCGCCCTGGAGTCGATGGGCCTTGAGACCTTCGGTTTCGCGGGCGGCCGCGAGGACGTGTGGGAGCCGGAGGAGGACGTCTACTGGGGTCCGGAGACCACCTGGCTGGACGACGAGCGCTACACCGGCGACCGCGAGCTGGAGAACCCGCTCGGCGCGGTCCAGATGGGCCTGATCTACGTCAACCCCGAGGGCCCCAACGGCAATCCGGACCCGCTGGCCGCGGCCCGCGACATCCGTGAGACCTTCCGCCGGATGGCGATGAACGACGAGGAGACCGTCGCCCTCATCGCCGGTGGCCACACCTTCGGCAAGACGCACGGCGCCGCCCCCGACGACGCCGTCGGCCCGGACCCCGAGGCCGCGCCGCTCGAGGCGCAGGGCCTGGGCTGGAAGAGCTCGCACGGCAGCGGCGTGGGCGCCGACGCCATCACCTCCGGCCTGGAGGTCACCTGGACCACCACCCCGACCCAGTGGGGCAACGGCTTCTTCGACAACCTCTTCGGCTACGAGTGGGAGCTGACCCACAGCCCCGCGGGCGCCCAGCAGTGGCGGCCCAAGGACGGCGCGGGCGAGGGCACCGTCCCGCACGCCCACGACGCCACGAAGAAGATCGCCCCGTCGATGCTCACCACCGACCTGGCGCTGCGCTTCGACCCGGTCTACGAGCCCATCTCGCGCCGCTTCCACGAGCACCCCGACCAGTTCGCGGACGCCTTCGCCCGCGCCTGGTACAAGCTGACCCACCGCGACATGGGCCCGAGGTCGCTGCACCTCGGCCCGGAGGTCCCGGCGGAGGTACTGCTGTGGCAGGACCCGCTGCCCGAGGCCGAGGGCGAGACCATCGGCGCCGCCGACGCCGCCGCGCTCAAGGCGAAGATCCTCGAATCGGGCCTGAGCGTCCAGGACCTGGTGTTCACCGCCTGGTCCTCGGCGTCCACCTTCCGCGGCAGCGACAAGCGCGGCGGTGCCAACGGCGCCCGGATCCGCCTCGAACCGCAGCGCAACTGGGAGGTCAACGACCCGGAGCGGCTCGCCCCCGTCCTGCGTACCCTCGAAGGCATCCAGCGCGAGTTCAACTCCGGCTCCGCGAAGGTGTCCCTGGCCGACCTGATCGTGCTGGCGGGCGGCGCGGCCGTCGAGAAGGCCGCGAAGGACGCGGGCCACGCCGTCGAGGTGCCCTTCACCCCGGGCCGCGTGGACGCCACGGACGCGCACACCGACGCGGAGTCCTTCGCCGCCCTGGAACCGGCCGCCGACGGCTTCCGCAACCACCTCGGCAAGGGCAACCGCCTTCCGGCCGAGTACCTGCTGCTCGACCGGGCCAACCTGCTGACCCTGAGCGCCCCCGAACTGACCGTCCTGATCGGCGGCTTGCGCGTCCTGGGTGCCAACACCAAGCAGTCCGCCCTCGGCGTTCTCACCGCCACCCCCGGCGTGCTGACGAACGACTTCTTCGTCAACCTCCTGGACCTGGGCACCACTTGGCGCTCCACGTCCGAGGACGCCACCACCTTCGAGGGCCTGGACACCGCCACCGGCGAGGTCAAGTGGACCGGCAGCCGTGCCGACCTGGTCTTCGGCTCCAACTCCGAACTGCGCGCGCTCGCCGAGGTCTACGCGAGCGACGACGCGAAGGCGAAGTTCGTGACGGACTTCGTCGCCGCGTGGAGCAAGGTCATGGATCTGGACCGGTTCGACGTGGCTTGA
- a CDS encoding Fur family transcriptional regulator, with the protein MSDLLERLRERGWRLTAQRRVVAEVLDGDHVHLTADEVHARAAGRLPEISRATVYNTLGELVLLGEILEVAVDGRAKRYDPNAHRPHHHLVCSGCGTIRDVHPAGDPLADLPPGERYGFTLAEAEITYRGLCPSCAARDKG; encoded by the coding sequence ATGAGCGATCTGTTGGAGCGTCTGCGTGAGCGCGGCTGGCGCCTGACCGCCCAGCGCCGCGTAGTCGCGGAGGTGCTCGACGGTGACCATGTGCACCTCACCGCCGACGAGGTGCACGCCCGCGCGGCCGGAAGGCTGCCCGAGATCTCCCGGGCCACCGTCTACAACACCCTCGGCGAGCTGGTCCTGCTCGGCGAGATCCTGGAGGTCGCCGTGGACGGTCGCGCCAAGCGCTACGACCCCAACGCCCACCGTCCGCACCACCACCTGGTCTGCTCCGGCTGCGGCACCATCCGCGACGTCCATCCGGCCGGTGACCCGCTGGCGGACCTCCCGCCCGGCGAGCGGTACGGTTTCACGCTCGCCGAAGCCGAGATCACCTACCGGGGGCTGTGCCCGTCCTGCGCCGCCCGCGACAAGGGCTGA
- a CDS encoding universal stress protein: MNAGERGAGAGSAGERAQAGSAMVTVGLDGTPESVAAARWAAREAGARGATLRLLHAWVLLAPEHQGTAADADQQRNAWSKRIVAEAAADLRARHPDLLLVEDLVAAEPESALLTAAEESALLVLGSQGLGRFASYLPGAVALRVVGRSAAPTVLVRAGAGDEGGDADGGEAGAEGAAGDAGDASAAGPGSVVLGLSLHEPSDELLDFAFGAALHGGAGLRVVHTLELSGHRYLRGDPWAEHAVPEEAVEQARRELADLVAPWRRTYPGVRVTEEIEADAPARVLIRDGYAAGPSGLLVVGRRRKHPPLRPRLGHVVQALAHHAACPVAVVPHD; the protein is encoded by the coding sequence ATGAACGCCGGAGAGCGGGGCGCGGGAGCCGGGAGTGCCGGAGAGCGGGCACAGGCCGGGAGCGCCATGGTCACCGTAGGCCTGGACGGTACGCCGGAGTCCGTCGCGGCGGCCCGGTGGGCGGCGCGGGAAGCCGGGGCACGGGGTGCGACCCTGCGTCTGCTGCATGCCTGGGTCCTGCTCGCACCGGAGCACCAGGGAACTGCTGCCGACGCCGACCAGCAACGTAACGCCTGGTCGAAACGGATCGTCGCCGAGGCCGCCGCCGACCTCCGCGCCCGCCACCCGGACCTCCTGCTCGTCGAGGACCTCGTCGCCGCCGAGCCCGAGTCGGCCCTGCTCACCGCCGCGGAGGAGTCCGCGTTGCTCGTACTCGGCTCGCAGGGGCTGGGACGGTTCGCGAGCTATCTGCCGGGCGCGGTGGCGCTGCGGGTGGTCGGACGCTCGGCGGCGCCCACGGTTCTCGTCCGGGCCGGGGCGGGGGACGAGGGCGGCGACGCAGACGGGGGAGAAGCGGGAGCCGAAGGGGCCGCGGGAGACGCGGGAGACGCGAGTGCGGCAGGCCCTGGCTCGGTGGTCCTCGGGCTCTCCCTGCACGAACCCTCGGACGAACTCCTCGACTTCGCCTTCGGCGCGGCGCTGCACGGCGGCGCCGGCCTGCGGGTCGTCCACACCCTCGAACTGTCCGGGCACAGGTATCTGCGCGGCGATCCATGGGCCGAACACGCCGTACCGGAGGAGGCCGTCGAGCAGGCCCGGCGTGAGCTGGCCGACCTGGTCGCACCGTGGCGCCGTACGTACCCCGGTGTGCGGGTGACCGAGGAGATCGAGGCGGACGCGCCGGCCCGGGTGCTGATCCGTGACGGGTACGCGGCCGGACCGTCCGGACTGCTCGTGGTCGGCCGCCGCCGGAAACACCCGCCGCTCAGGCCCCGGCTCGGTCACGTGGTCCAGGCCCTCGCGCACCACGCCGCGTGCCCGGTGGCCGTCGTCCCGCACGACTGA
- a CDS encoding CopG family transcriptional regulator, which translates to MAMKRTNVYADPEDLAIIKEAAKRRGMSEAEIIRQGIHLAAMANRVWDEPLFSRTFDGAGSTPPKSEVRDIVADAVRRESLSGPGTAV; encoded by the coding sequence ATGGCCATGAAGCGCACGAACGTCTACGCCGACCCGGAAGACCTGGCGATCATCAAGGAGGCCGCCAAGCGTCGAGGGATGAGCGAGGCGGAGATCATCCGTCAAGGGATCCATCTCGCGGCCATGGCCAACCGCGTCTGGGACGAGCCCCTGTTCTCGCGAACCTTCGACGGGGCGGGCAGTACGCCCCCCAAGTCCGAGGTGCGTGACATAGTCGCCGACGCGGTTCGTCGCGAGAGTCTCTCCGGGCCCGGAACCGCCGTGTGA